The DNA window GGTGGGCatgctccacctcaatcttcctgtgatCCGTCTTTAGATTCTCcgagatcatttccctcactttgtcctccGACTCCGTCCAGATCTCATGTGGAGATTCCACAATTCCGTCCACAACAATGTTGTTCTGCCTTGATTTTCCCTCGAGAGTCTGATTTCTCTGTCATTGTCATCATGGATTCACATACAGAACTGATGTTCTCTCGCAATGGCTTACAGATGGCTGTCATCTTCCCGTTCTCATGTTTAAACTcatcgagctgaccctgggagacCCTGCAAATTGTTCTTCAGGTCCTGAACATCTCTGGTCAGGTCTTCTATTCTTTTATTAGTTGACTCCATCAGTATTTGGCCAAAAACCTGAAGCAATTTTGTTGGTAGAACTCCTTTCTGTTCATTTTAAATATCCTTCACCTGTGATAGACATCACTATCCTCAGTGGTACTCCTGctggctttggtctttgtcatggtagcaaCGTAGGTTAAGCTGTCACTCctcgcagttccagacagggcaggtcacagGGTAGATTGAACacaacaacaaacagcagggatctagcCAGTCACAAGCCCAGGAAAATCCGCAGCcccagccacaatggctaaccgTGTTACAGGCTGCGTTCAAGCCCTCAAGAAAACCCTACTAGCTTgataggcagctagctagctagcaactggGCTACTTTCTACGCCAAGCAGCTCCTCAGACCCGGCCTTGGTCGGCAGGATCACAGGACAGATAGTAGTGGTTTCAGCAACTGATGCCAACCGTGTCACGGGATCCAAACTCAAAAGGTAGCTAGCTATTAACCAAACTTTTTCAATAGATTTTCAAAACTTTCCAAAACATCAAATAGAGCTCTCCCTCGTTCTGCGTTCAACAGGAAGTGACGTGAGCACTCTGTagtagggctcccgagtggcgcagtcgtctaaggcactgcatcacagtgctagctttgccactagagattctgggttcgagtccaggctgtgTCGCGACCTGgggacccatggggcggcacacaattggcccagcgttgtccaggtttgggcagggtttggccggcaggaatGTCCTTGTCCTATCACACACTAGTGgttcctgtggtgggccgggcgcagtgcacgctgacacggtcgccatgtgcacgctgacatggtcaccagcgtttcctccgacacattggtgcagctggcttccgggttaagtgggcattgtgtcaagaagcggtgcggcttggttgggttgtgtttcataggacgcacggctctcgaccttcgcctctcctgaggccgcgatgagacaagactgtaactaccaattggataccacgaaattggggagcaAAAAGGGTTAAAAAAAATCACTCTGTAGTAGCACTCTGTCACATTATCTCTATCTCTGCTTTAGTCTTTGCAATGACAAGCAACATGAGAATCTAGAGAGCATTTGTTCAAAATATTGTCCTGTCTCTGCATTAAATGACTGTCTTCTAAGACAAAAGCAGGGAGAATTGTTAATTCTAGGCCCCTGAGAGATACTCCAATAGAATGCCATAATTGTCCAGTCTCTTTCTTTATTCTTCCAATTCTCTGTTTAATTTGTCAATGTCAGTCTTGGGTTCGATTGGCTCGACGAGATCTTGGAAGAGTGAAtgtgatcaatggaaaaagggtATACCGAATCGCACTTCAGCCCAGCTGAATATTTACGTCTTTCTCTGTAGATTACCAGTAAAAGCAAAGAGTCCACATGGGCGCTGGTGAAGAGTGTCAGTGATGCCTTCTCTGGATGGCTGCTCATGCTGCTGATCGGACTCATGTCAGGTCAGTCTAAACGGATACAGATGTTTATCATTAGACTTTTTCATTTGATCCCTTCTACTAAACCCCTCACAGCAACACCCTGGAAACCATTGGTAGTGTTAGTAATTTTACCTTGTGGTCTATTCCAGGTGCTTTGGCAGGTGGGATCGACATATCAGCCCACTGGATGACAGACCTCAAGGAAGGGGTTTGTCTGAACGGGTTCTGGTTCAACCATGAGCACTGCTGTTGGACCTCCAACGAGACCACGTTCCAGGAGAGGGACAAGTGTCCCCAGTGGAAAAGCTGGGCCGAGCTCATCATTGGCACGACAGAGGTGGGTTAAAATTGTACTACTCGAGCCATTGTTTTTGTTTTACGTGATTTATTTTGGTCAGTCTTATTGAGACATTTCTCTCTGCAGGGTCCCTTTGCGTACATTACGAACTACCTAATGTACGTGTGCTGGGCTCTACTATTCGCCTTCCTGGCTGTGACACTGGTCAGGGCCTTCGCCCCCTATGCCTGTGGCTCTGGAATCCCAGAGGTACGACTACTTTATGCCTCTTGCCTTGTTTGATATGTCTTTTGAAAGAGGACAAATGATGTGGTTCATTTACCCGTGATATTTATTTTCTCTCCCAGATCAAAACCATATTGAGTGGGTTCATCATCCGAGGGTACCTGGGGAAGTGGACCCTGATCATCAAGACCATCACCCTGGTCCTGGCTGTGTCGTCGGGGCTCAGCCTGGGGAAGGAGGGGCCCCTGGTCCACGTGGCCTGCTGCTGTGGCAACATCCTATGCCACCTGTTCACCAAGTACCGTAAGAACGAGGCCAAGCGCAGAGAGGTGAGGAACAATAGCAGTGGGCTATTCACAAACATTTGCACATTTTATATGGATGGACAGGTTAACCTTTGACAGTCTTTTTCATGGAGCTGACACAAATTCCAAAAACTAGGAACACTGATGTTGTTTTGCATTGACACCGTGTCAAAAGAATTTGAGAGAGCCTCAAGTCAGACTCGGCGCGGGAAACCCCATGAAATTATAAATAGCCTGTAGATGGTCTTGTGGGTTTACGATTTCAATAAACATATACCACAAGGTGATGCTTGTTCTCCCCTGCCACAGCGAGCTAGTATGAATGGAAGTGCAGTGCCAGCAATTATCGTTCTCAATTCTGTTAGCACTGCGCCTGAGATATTTGGCGTTGATTCACTGCATTATATGAGCTGTTATTCAGCTTTGTTGCCGTGCTGTGTTTTAAAGGCTTAGTGGAAGGACACACTGATCACCACCTTCTCCTTGGTTGTTTGTGTCAGGTTCTGTCTGCTGCTGCTGCCGTTGGTGTGTCTGTGGCTTTCGGTGCCCCCATAGGAGGAGTGCTCTTCAGTCTGGAAGAGGTGAGAAGCGACTTGGCTTCTTCTTCTTATGCAAATCTATGTGCTTTCTGATTCAAGTTGAACTACTCTTCAAGTTAAATTGAACATTGAATTCAAATCTTGACATTTGTCTATGGTAACTGTCCTGCTCCTCATGATCCTGCCAGGTGAGCTACTACTTCCCTCTGAAGACCCTGTGGCGGTCGTTCTTCGCGGCCCTGGTGGCAGCCTTCACCCTGCGCTCCATCAACCCGTTTGGCAACAGCCGCCTGGTGCTGTTCTACGTGGAGTTCCACACCCCCTGGCACCTCCTGGAGCTCGTACCCTTCGTCCTCCTTGGCATCTTCGGCGGCATCTGGGGTGCCTTCTTCATCCGAGCTAACATCGCGTGGTGCCGGCGGCGTAAGACCACGTGGCTGGGCCACTACCCGGTCCTGGAGGTGCTGGTTGTCACCGCGGTCACCGCGGTGGTGGCTTTCCCTAACAGCTACACCCGCACCAGCACCAGCGAGCTCATCTCTGAGCTCTTCAATGACTGTGGCCTGCTGGACTCCTCCAAGCTGTGTAACTATGACAACGCCAACGTCACCAAGAGCAGCAACGAGCTGCCGGACCGTCCGGCTGGAGATGACGTCTACACGGCCATGTGGCAGCTGTCCCTGGCCCTTGTCTTTAAGATGCTCATCACCGTGGTTACCTTCGGCATGAAGGTACGAGAGGACCACGTTCCTTCTACCGTCGCCTGTCTGTATGGCACATCTGTCCAGAGATGTCACCGCTTACTTGTATGATTTCAATGCGAGCTCTTCCATGGGATTTGAGTCTTTTCTATAAATCATGTCTTT is part of the Oncorhynchus clarkii lewisi isolate Uvic-CL-2024 chromosome 10, UVic_Ocla_1.0, whole genome shotgun sequence genome and encodes:
- the LOC139418679 gene encoding H(+)/Cl(-) exchange transporter 5 encodes the protein MDNTGYCNESSTSDEDMVEIAGATLDFSNTEDVPPLDRDKCSGDNPGMEEVIGVPKLMDLLDDPVPGVGTYEDFNTIDWVREKSKDRDRHREITSKSKESTWALVKSVSDAFSGWLLMLLIGLMSGALAGGIDISAHWMTDLKEGVCLNGFWFNHEHCCWTSNETTFQERDKCPQWKSWAELIIGTTEGPFAYITNYLMYVCWALLFAFLAVTLVRAFAPYACGSGIPEIKTILSGFIIRGYLGKWTLIIKTITLVLAVSSGLSLGKEGPLVHVACCCGNILCHLFTKYRKNEAKRREVLSAAAAVGVSVAFGAPIGGVLFSLEEVSYYFPLKTLWRSFFAALVAAFTLRSINPFGNSRLVLFYVEFHTPWHLLELVPFVLLGIFGGIWGAFFIRANIAWCRRRKTTWLGHYPVLEVLVVTAVTAVVAFPNSYTRTSTSELISELFNDCGLLDSSKLCNYDNANVTKSSNELPDRPAGDDVYTAMWQLSLALVFKMLITVVTFGMKVPSGLFIPSMAVGAIAGRLLGIGMEQLAYYHHDWAIFRGWCSPGADCITPGLYAMVGAAACLGGVTRMTVSLVVIMFELTGGLEYIVPLMAAAMTSKWVADAIGREGIYEAHIRLNGYPFLEAKEEFSHKTLAMDVMRPRRSDPPLSVLTQDGMTVEDVETMITETTYSGFPVVVSHESQRLVGFVLRRDLTISIDNARQRQDGIVSTSRIFFTEYTPPQPSSSPPPLKLRGIMDLSPFTVTDHTAMDIVVDIFRKLGLRQCLITHNGRLLGIITKKDILKHVAQIANRDPDSILFN